One Nicotiana tomentosiformis chromosome 1, ASM39032v3, whole genome shotgun sequence genomic window, GTTTCTGATTGCATTACTTTTTGCTAGTTTTGTATTTTTGCTTTAGATGTCAGATCGGTTTGCTTGTTATTGCCCCTCCCCTCTCCCCTTCCTGAACCGAGGGTCCACCGGAAACACCATCACTGCCTTTttaaaggtaggggtaaggtgtgcgtacactctaccctcctcaTACCCCACCTGTGAGATTACACTGACTATGTTTTTGTTGTTGATAGTCTTCTATGTTCTTTATCTTAATAGTATTGATAACGAAaatggaagcttatatctaaaaTTCTCAACACGATCTTCGAATACTTGTACAATTATAGAGAAACTTCAACATTGATAACAGCACGGGAGCTCAAAAAAAGCACAAATAGTGAACGGCGGCTTCACAATTTAGTGGTATCATTTCCCTAGATGCAAGAGAATTCCCAGCCATGTGACATGATCTCATTTTATGTACATAAGGATGTAAGTATCCAATAGACTTTCATCCTAATCAAAAATCTTGTGTTCGAACGGAGAAACTCCTGGTAGAGAATATGCTTCCACCCTTTAATGGCGCCTACACAGTGCGCAAAACCGAATTACTCGGGTCCGTAAATTTCGAATACCGAATGATTATACCAAAAAAGTATCCAATTAGCGTATATTTGAACATTTTCAATAACTCATAGCATGCCCTTTCAACATTTCCTGTAACTTTAACCAGCCATTACGCCGCGTCTCCTGCATTGGCCTATAACTGAAAGTTACTCATCTATTTTTAAATTGAACAGATAGTACTGGGAAGGTGGGATTAACTTTAAGAAAATAGGATCATAAAGATTCTTTTCTAGACAAAGTTGCTTTACATAGAAAATAGGATCATATATATTGACGTGGATCACCTTATCTACATGAATTCTGCGTTAGTCTATACACGCAACTTTTATAAAACAAATTGTACAATAATCACTGTTAAGGATCAAAGAAATGACAAAGTAAATGATCTTCTTTGTTTGGAACCAAAAAACAAAGTGTGAGGTCCCCATATTCCCATAAACAACTAGGCTGCTAGGTTCCATGTTGAAAAAATCGACCTACCATCTTCTAATGACACATGTTAAGTGTGATAATAAAGAATGATCCAATCAGAGATATGGATTTGCTTTTTTGATCGGAGTAATCTAATGGGTGGCAGACAATATTCATGATAAGACAATGGCTGTAACAGTTTGGACATTGTGGTGAAGCTGCTCAAGAATAATAGAGTAGAAACATTGGTATTGACAAACAACATTAGTAAGCTACATTATCTGATTACATAATTGTTACCACAGAAATATAAGAAAGATATAACGAGTTTTATCTTTTTTTTCTGAATAAAGAAACAGCTCAATCTTATTTTCTTTAATCATGTGTCCGAACCCGCCAGCGCATACAAAACCAATACTGACAAGAGTACGGAATAAACAGTGCAGTACTGATTTTGTCATTCTTTTCGAACCCACTAAATCACTCTTAGGCTTATATAATTGATAATTCAAGCATTCCGTATCTTTGATATTGTATTGAGTAGAGTCCACTAACACAATAATGATACAGGTGGCAGCTATACTTAGATTAGGCTCGAGGATGGTGATCAAGGGAAGAGGACATTTATTCTACAAGCCTTTGCTCACAGAACAATCAAACACAACATGACTTCAAGAGCTAGCAAAAGAATATATGccataaattctttttttttacaAGCAAAATTTCGGTTGTTTCTAACATTGAATATTTAATTAATGTCCGCCCCCTCTACCCTTCCTCACTTAAACACTAGACTTGGTTCACAGCACTACTCGCACTCATAACATGCGTCAACCACAAATCCCCCACTGTAATATGATGCCCCTGACTGAGGGCGGGCTGATGAGGGCGGGTCAAGCAGGACTGGCAGGATTCTAGGCTGGCAAGCTTCTGAAGAAGGGGTGCACATGTCACCTTAGGCGAAGAGGAAAGTGAAGAGCTATATAAGGCATGACACAAGTTCACATGGTGTGTCACATGGTACGCGCGCTTTTGGAGCTTGAGGTGGTGTAGCCCAAAAAGACAAATCCGTGCAGGCCTAGGCCTAGGCCTACAGCGAATAATATGTGCCATGGGCTTGGGTCGCGACAAGTAATACCTTTGTCATTGAACCAAAGCCCTTGGGAAAATATATGCCATCAACTCTTAAGGACAACTGAGCTAAGCAGGGGTTTTCAAGACTAGCTAAATGCTCATATGTTTCAAATGACAACACACAAAAGATCGTGAGTCACTAAGCTATGAAAACCATGTTGTATTATGTAAAGAAGCTACATTTTACAATCTGGCAAATAATCTGAAATATGAAAGCTTTAGTGCTTAAATTAGTGCAGAACTACCAATTCACAAAGCCACTTCCAGCAGAAGCTTATAGGAGCTGTATAATCTATAAGATATTTAACTTAACGACAACATTGAACCATAAATCTAATGTAAAGATGCTTAGCCAAGGCCTATTAAGAGAAAGCAATGTGCACGCAGGGTGTTAAAAGAGTGGAACAGCCTTTTACCCTGGGATTTTAAACCTCGTGCACATGTAATAGGCTAATAGCAGAAGTTGTAACTTAAGATATTTTATCAATGTCTTTCATGCATGAAATAATCTCAAGCACAAGTTTATATTTGTCACCAGCGTTCCCTGGGGCGGCCATCTGGAAAAACAGGAACCAGAatcttttcttccttcttctttgcacCATTAACTTGTGTAGCCGGTTTGCTATCTTCTAGGTTAACAGTGCCTTCATCATCACTGAAGTCGGGAGGTATATCATCACCATCATCACTCCAGTCATCATCCAAATCTTCGTCgccatcatcatcgtcatcaaaTCCGTCACTCCCTAAGTTATCAATGTCAGACCACTCTTCACCTTCCTCAGCATCAGTTCcatatttggactcggatttttcTGCTTCATCAGAATCAGTTTGTGGAGTGCCTCTCCGGTTGAATCTCGTGACTGAAACAAGGGAGCGAAGCTTTTCCTTGATGAGCAATAACCTGTTCTTTTCTATCAAGTGTGAATCGTGATAAGCTTCACGGAGAAAAACTGAGTCCCGATCCCCTTTCAAAGAGACATAGAACATATCAGGATGCCTTATCAGCATGCCTCTAAGCTGTTGAGAGAATTTAAACTCTTCCCGAAAAtgagtaaggtgatcaacaagaGTCCTCTTCTCGACTGTGAGGCTCAGAAGTTCATGAACCACACCACATGCGTGTTTCTCTTTCTCCGGAGTACCAGGCCTTATTTCAGAGAAATCCTCATAAGGAGAAATGTAAGGAATGTCTCTAAACTGACTAATCCTTCTCATCTCACCCTTTGAAAGTTTAAGACCCTTAGGAAGCTTCACCCGATTGAACCTTGGTGGTCTATCGATGATCAAATTCTTCTCTTCCAGCTCTCTTTGCCTAGTATCCTCTTCAGCGATCTGTGCAGCAGAAACAGCAAGCTCAGGGTCCCAATGAGTCAACTCCAATGCCGGCCCTCGTCCAGTTGGAACTACCTTGAAGTATTGTGGATATCGCCTACAGATTGTATCCTGGAATTCTAAAGGAAGCCCTAAATCAGTCTTGAGATGTCCAATCTTCTCCAACAGAATCCGCTTGTCCAAAGACATCATCAATAGTTTCCTCAACTTGACAACCAACAAATCCTCCATTTCATTCCTAATCTTCATTTCCTCCAAGTAAAGCCTCTCGGCCTCGGGAGTCATTTTGAACTTAAGTGAGTAAGCCCCTTCTTCCATAATCTCAAACACACCaggaaatttctccaataaagcAATAAATCTCCTTTTTTTCTCCAGA contains:
- the LOC104114835 gene encoding protein WHAT'S THIS FACTOR 1 homolog, chloroplastic, which translates into the protein MEPKFLLSTASKPFASNGAFPFALSHKSSFLHKTRLCPMTHLAISAEHLGMTQILGRSLSFGERNGSLCNLRKSQVEKTPFLGKSLSFREKNESLCNLRKTQVPNFPIRAAGAVKRRKELPFDNVIQRDKKLKLVMKITKILVSQPDRIMSLRELGRYRRALGLEKKRRFIALLEKFPGVFEIMEEGAYSLKFKMTPEAERLYLEEMKIRNEMEDLLVVKLRKLLMMSLDKRILLEKIGHLKTDLGLPLEFQDTICRRYPQYFKVVPTGRGPALELTHWDPELAVSAAQIAEEDTRQRELEEKNLIIDRPPRFNRVKLPKGLKLSKGEMRRISQFRDIPYISPYEDFSEIRPGTPEKEKHACGVVHELLSLTVEKRTLVDHLTHFREEFKFSQQLRGMLIRHPDMFYVSLKGDRDSVFLREAYHDSHLIEKNRLLLIKEKLRSLVSVTRFNRRGTPQTDSDEAEKSESKYGTDAEEGEEWSDIDNLGSDGFDDDDDGDEDLDDDWSDDGDDIPPDFSDDEGTVNLEDSKPATQVNGAKKKEEKILVPVFPDGRPRERW